Proteins encoded together in one Microbacterium sp. ABRD28 window:
- a CDS encoding GntR family transcriptional regulator, which yields MASGEVTAPASSLSKSQRAYHWVKERIASQEFTPGYRLVLGTIAAELDMSVVPVREAIRQLEAEGLVTFERNVGARVSMVDDTQYRFSMQALSILEGTATALAARRLSIDDIRHARQVNERMIESLADFDPRSFTRLNQEFHATLYGKCANPRMLELVEAEWGRLGHLRDSTFSFVPGRAQESVQEHENILRLIETGAPLGEIEKAARRHRSATLDAYMIHEHPDETLGLPAF from the coding sequence ATGGCGAGCGGAGAGGTGACCGCACCGGCATCGAGCCTCAGCAAGTCGCAACGCGCCTACCACTGGGTGAAGGAGCGTATCGCGTCGCAGGAGTTCACTCCGGGGTACCGGCTGGTGCTCGGCACCATCGCCGCCGAGCTCGACATGAGCGTGGTGCCGGTGCGCGAAGCGATCCGGCAGCTCGAGGCCGAGGGGCTCGTGACGTTCGAGCGCAATGTGGGGGCGCGGGTCTCGATGGTCGACGACACGCAGTACCGGTTCAGCATGCAGGCTCTGTCGATCCTGGAAGGCACCGCGACGGCGTTGGCCGCGCGGCGATTGAGTATCGACGACATCCGTCATGCCCGGCAGGTGAACGAGCGGATGATCGAATCGCTCGCCGACTTCGACCCGCGCTCCTTCACCCGCCTGAACCAGGAGTTCCACGCCACGCTCTACGGCAAGTGCGCGAACCCGAGGATGCTCGAGCTCGTCGAAGCGGAGTGGGGGCGTCTCGGGCACCTGCGCGATTCGACGTTCAGCTTCGTCCCCGGCCGTGCGCAGGAGTCCGTCCAGGAGCACGAGAACATCCTGCGGCTCATCGAGACCGGTGCACCCCTCGGCGAGATCGAGAAAGCCGCACGGCGCCACCGTTCGGCGACGCTCGATGCCTACATGATCCACGAACACCCCGACGAGACCCTCGGCCTCCCGGCCTTCTGA
- a CDS encoding fumarylacetoacetate hydrolase family protein — protein sequence MTEDIAVTDAADRRFSALPQRPGKIVAIHLSYASRADQRGRRPATPSYFFKPSSSVAASGDTIERPAGTELLAFEAEVALIIGRDARRVGVDEAWAHVGWVTASNDFGLYDLRANDKGSNVRSKGRDGYTPIGARLITASEIDPGGLRVRAWVNGELAQNDTTAGMIFPLAQLVADLSQHMTLERGDVILTGTPAGSSVVVPGDVVEVEVDAPNAPGAPSSGRLRTTVVQGEKGFDPRVGSLPAVDDLQRAEAWGSREAAGLGADPTSGLSADVRAKLERTPVAGLSQQLRKRGLNNVTIDGVRPLHPGKKLVGLARTLRFVPNREDLFDSHGGGYNAQKRAFDAVGDGEVLVIEARGEAGSGTLGDILAIRAHARGAAGIVTDGGVRDVDAVAAVGIPVYTAGAHPAVLGRRHVPWDADLTIACGGTTVQPGDILVGDADGVIVIPPSMVEEIVDAALEQEVEDGWIAEQVAQGHPVDGLFPLTGEWKERYLAWRAER from the coding sequence ATGACTGAAGACATCGCAGTGACGGATGCCGCCGATCGGCGTTTCTCTGCGCTCCCCCAGCGCCCGGGGAAGATCGTGGCGATCCACCTCAGCTACGCCTCGCGTGCCGACCAGCGCGGACGCCGCCCCGCAACGCCGTCCTACTTCTTCAAGCCATCGAGCTCCGTGGCCGCCTCCGGCGACACCATCGAGCGCCCGGCCGGCACCGAGCTGCTCGCCTTCGAGGCAGAGGTCGCGCTGATCATCGGCCGCGACGCCCGCCGTGTCGGCGTCGACGAGGCCTGGGCGCACGTCGGATGGGTCACCGCATCCAACGACTTCGGTCTCTACGACCTGCGCGCGAATGACAAGGGATCGAACGTCCGCTCCAAGGGCCGCGACGGCTACACCCCGATCGGCGCTCGACTCATCACCGCGAGCGAGATCGATCCGGGCGGCCTCCGTGTCCGCGCCTGGGTGAACGGCGAGCTGGCACAGAATGACACCACCGCCGGGATGATCTTCCCCCTCGCCCAGCTCGTCGCCGATCTGTCTCAGCACATGACCCTCGAACGCGGCGACGTCATCCTCACCGGCACGCCGGCGGGATCGTCGGTCGTCGTCCCCGGCGACGTCGTCGAGGTCGAGGTGGACGCCCCGAACGCGCCCGGCGCCCCCTCCTCCGGGAGGCTGCGCACGACGGTCGTGCAGGGCGAAAAGGGGTTCGACCCCCGCGTCGGCTCCCTTCCCGCCGTCGACGACCTGCAGCGAGCCGAGGCGTGGGGTTCACGCGAGGCTGCGGGGCTGGGCGCCGATCCGACCTCGGGGCTGTCAGCCGACGTGCGCGCCAAGCTCGAGCGCACCCCGGTCGCGGGGCTGTCGCAGCAGCTTCGCAAGCGCGGCCTGAACAACGTCACGATCGACGGCGTCCGCCCACTCCACCCCGGAAAGAAGCTCGTGGGCCTGGCCCGCACGCTGCGCTTCGTTCCCAACAGAGAAGACCTCTTCGACAGCCACGGCGGCGGCTACAACGCCCAGAAGCGTGCCTTCGACGCGGTGGGCGACGGCGAGGTGCTGGTCATCGAAGCGCGGGGCGAGGCCGGGTCGGGCACGCTCGGCGACATCCTGGCCATCCGCGCACACGCCCGCGGCGCAGCGGGCATCGTGACCGACGGCGGCGTCCGAGATGTCGACGCCGTGGCTGCGGTCGGCATTCCGGTCTACACCGCCGGCGCGCACCCCGCGGTGCTCGGCCGCCGCCACGTGCCGTGGGACGCCGACCTCACGATCGCGTGCGGTGGAACCACCGTCCAGCCCGGCGACATCCTCGTCGGCGACGCGGACGGCGTCATCGTGATCCCGCCGTCGATGGTCGAAGAGATCGTCGATGCGGCCCTGGAGCAGGAGGTCGAAGACGGCTGGATCGCCGAACAGGTCGCCCAGGGGCATCCGGTCGACGGACTCTTCCCGCTCACCGGCGAGTGGAAGGAACGGTACCTCGCATGGCGAGCGGAGAGGTGA
- a CDS encoding MFS transporter: MSETSQQGFTPTGTISTPTDRRRVVFATVVGTTVEWYDFFIYAQAAGLVFAQLFFAPLGETMGIILSFLTVGISFLFRPLGAFLAGHYGDKYGRRIVLVITLVLMGVATTLVGLLPTYAAIGVAAPILLIVLRILQGVSAGGEWGGAVLMAVEHAPTRKRGLFGASPQIGVPIGLLLASGMMALMSVLAPGDAFLEWGWRVPFLFSIVLILVGYYIRRRVEESPVFVELAERKERTRTPIAQLFRKHALLVFIAALVFAGNNAVGYMTTGGYIQNYATNPEGPLAMERSSVLLAVTGSAVFWLVSTWIAGWLSDKIGRRTTYIGGWLLQLVGVFTLFPLVNTGDIGLLFAGLAILAIGLGFTYGQQAAYYAELFPASIRFSGVSISYAIGAILGGAFAPTIATALVQATGSTWSVALYLAGMTVLGLTATLVLRDRTGIPLGPDFEAEQAKSPIYGMVKA, from the coding sequence ATGAGCGAGACATCGCAACAGGGGTTCACGCCCACCGGCACGATCAGCACACCGACGGACCGCCGCCGCGTCGTGTTCGCCACCGTGGTGGGAACCACGGTCGAGTGGTACGACTTCTTCATCTACGCCCAGGCGGCGGGACTGGTCTTCGCCCAGCTGTTCTTCGCGCCGCTCGGCGAGACGATGGGCATCATCCTGTCGTTCCTCACGGTCGGGATCAGCTTCCTGTTCCGCCCGCTCGGCGCCTTCCTCGCCGGTCACTACGGTGACAAGTACGGGCGCCGGATCGTGCTCGTGATCACCCTCGTGCTCATGGGGGTCGCGACGACCCTCGTCGGCCTCCTGCCCACCTACGCGGCCATCGGCGTCGCCGCGCCCATCCTGCTCATCGTCCTGCGTATCCTGCAGGGCGTCTCGGCAGGCGGCGAGTGGGGCGGCGCGGTGCTGATGGCCGTCGAACACGCCCCCACGCGCAAGCGCGGGCTCTTCGGCGCGTCACCGCAGATCGGTGTGCCGATCGGCCTGCTCCTCGCGTCCGGGATGATGGCGCTGATGTCGGTCCTCGCCCCCGGGGACGCCTTCCTCGAGTGGGGGTGGCGCGTGCCGTTCCTCTTCTCGATCGTGCTCATCCTCGTCGGCTACTACATCCGTCGCCGCGTCGAGGAGAGCCCGGTCTTCGTCGAGCTGGCCGAGCGCAAGGAGCGCACCCGCACCCCGATCGCGCAGCTGTTCCGCAAGCACGCCCTGCTGGTCTTCATCGCCGCGCTCGTCTTCGCCGGCAACAACGCGGTCGGCTACATGACCACCGGCGGCTACATCCAGAACTACGCGACCAACCCCGAGGGCCCGCTGGCGATGGAGCGCAGCAGCGTGCTCCTCGCCGTCACCGGTTCCGCGGTGTTCTGGCTGGTCTCCACCTGGATCGCCGGATGGCTCAGCGACAAGATCGGTCGCCGCACGACGTACATCGGTGGATGGCTCCTGCAGCTGGTGGGGGTGTTCACCCTGTTCCCCCTCGTGAACACCGGTGACATCGGTCTCCTCTTCGCCGGGTTGGCGATCCTCGCCATCGGGCTCGGCTTCACCTACGGCCAGCAGGCGGCGTACTACGCCGAGCTGTTCCCGGCCTCCATCCGGTTCTCGGGAGTGTCGATCTCGTACGCGATCGGCGCCATTCTCGGAGGCGCGTTCGCCCCGACCATCGCAACCGCCCTGGTGCAGGCGACCGGTTCCACCTGGTCGGTCGCCCTCTACCTCGCGGGGATGACGGTGCTGGGCCTGACGGCGACGCTCGTGCTGCGCGACCGCACCGGCATCCCGCTCGGTCCTGATTTCGAGGCGGAGCAGGCCAAGAGTCCGATCTACGGGATGGTGAAGGCCTGA
- a CDS encoding RNA-binding S4 domain-containing protein: protein MPDATPITDVSIGGESIRLGQFLKFAGVLDSGGDVKEAIIDGFVRVNDEVERRRGRQLQLGDVVAFEGRRVRVCA, encoded by the coding sequence ATGCCGGATGCGACGCCGATCACCGACGTCTCGATCGGGGGCGAGAGCATCCGCCTCGGACAGTTCCTGAAGTTCGCCGGCGTGCTGGACTCAGGCGGTGACGTCAAAGAGGCGATCATCGACGGGTTCGTGAGGGTGAACGACGAGGTGGAGCGCCGCCGGGGGCGGCAGCTCCAGCTCGGCGATGTCGTGGCATTCGAAGGTCGCCGGGTACGCGTCTGCGCATGA
- a CDS encoding FAD-binding domain-containing protein, producing MFDPTRAAGLEALRDFVPRAGSAYARQRNIDTGPHRTNVSTLSPYIRHRLVTEREVVTAVLEAHSLSAAEKFVQEVMWRTYWKGWLEQNPEVWRRYRQDVAELIDAGSADTPEYRDAVSGRTGIDAMDAWAGELVETGYLHNHTRMWFASIWIFTLRLPWQLGADFFYRHLLDGDAASNTLSWRWVAGLQTVGKTYLATASNIARYTEGRFHPEGLATSAPALSEEPLPPRSPIPSVETAVSGERLGILLHEEDLALDSLRGEHPWLDGGVVAIAASADAEARSPMGASDIVRAFTAGALADGLDRAAPAATALVLGVDPAAAVVEWAAAENLDTVVMPYAPVGPVEERMTALRAGLRDGGIALRAARRDWDSLAWPHARRGFFPFRTQIPQLLSQQGIPASPGR from the coding sequence ATGTTCGATCCCACCCGGGCGGCCGGCCTCGAGGCCCTGAGGGATTTCGTGCCGAGAGCGGGATCCGCCTACGCACGCCAGCGCAACATCGACACCGGTCCCCACCGCACCAACGTGTCGACGCTGTCGCCCTACATCCGGCACCGACTGGTGACCGAGCGCGAGGTGGTGACGGCGGTCCTCGAGGCGCACAGCCTGTCGGCGGCCGAGAAGTTCGTGCAGGAAGTGATGTGGCGGACGTACTGGAAGGGGTGGCTCGAGCAGAATCCGGAGGTGTGGCGGCGCTATCGGCAGGACGTCGCCGAGCTCATCGACGCAGGCAGCGCAGACACGCCGGAGTACCGTGACGCGGTCTCCGGACGCACCGGCATCGACGCGATGGACGCGTGGGCCGGCGAGCTCGTCGAGACCGGGTATCTCCACAACCACACCCGCATGTGGTTCGCGAGCATCTGGATCTTCACCCTGCGTCTGCCGTGGCAGCTCGGCGCCGACTTCTTCTACCGGCACCTGCTCGACGGGGATGCCGCATCGAACACCCTGTCGTGGCGTTGGGTCGCGGGCCTTCAGACGGTCGGGAAGACCTACCTCGCCACCGCCTCGAACATCGCCCGCTACACCGAGGGTCGCTTCCACCCCGAGGGGCTCGCCACCAGCGCCCCGGCCCTCTCCGAGGAGCCGCTGCCCCCGCGCTCGCCGATTCCGTCGGTCGAGACTGCAGTGTCGGGCGAACGGCTGGGCATCCTGTTGCACGAGGAGGATCTCGCCCTCGACAGCCTTCGCGGCGAGCACCCGTGGCTCGACGGCGGCGTCGTCGCCATCGCCGCGTCCGCGGATGCCGAGGCTCGCTCCCCGATGGGAGCGTCGGACATCGTCCGCGCCTTCACCGCCGGCGCCCTGGCCGATGGTCTCGACAGGGCGGCGCCGGCAGCCACCGCCCTCGTGCTCGGCGTCGATCCGGCCGCGGCGGTGGTCGAGTGGGCGGCGGCCGAGAATCTCGACACCGTCGTAATGCCTTACGCGCCGGTCGGTCCGGTGGAAGAGCGGATGACCGCGCTTCGCGCAGGCCTCCGCGACGGTGGCATCGCGCTGCGAGCGGCACGACGTGACTGGGACTCACTGGCGTGGCCGCATGCCCGCCGCGGGTTCTTCCCCTTCCGCACGCAGATCCCGCAGCTGCTGTCGCAGCAGGGCATTCCCGCGTCACCGGGACGATGA
- a CDS encoding DUF2207 domain-containing protein yields MTRTILPSKGWRLRSALALAATIGFATAGAPAIAAISTDGEGVVVESMRADYGITRGQNGVSALTVAETFVARFPASGESRGMRRDIAESSDGAARVLRWISVTDTDGSQRPSEVDSSDGVSSMTAFAPDGLRGTQRFVFTYTVDGVVAVGDGAQVQEFTWAVNGRERSPAVGEVRATLRVPEELVPSIEGEPRCLIAPEGSSRTCDLTVEPGQLGAVLIDVSAEDLAADEALTLVVGFAPGTFAAVEEDSGGWVGWVLALTGAAALSVGAWLVVVRRRRREPPAQDDRSGRKSPARSARSSATPETTRMAE; encoded by the coding sequence ATGACGCGCACCATCCTCCCGTCGAAAGGATGGCGCCTGCGCTCTGCGCTGGCCCTCGCCGCCACCATCGGGTTCGCGACCGCCGGCGCCCCCGCGATCGCGGCGATCTCGACCGACGGCGAGGGTGTCGTCGTCGAGAGCATGCGGGCCGACTACGGGATCACCCGCGGGCAGAACGGTGTCAGCGCCCTCACCGTCGCCGAGACGTTCGTCGCCCGATTCCCAGCGTCCGGTGAGAGTCGCGGCATGCGCCGCGACATCGCCGAGTCATCGGACGGCGCGGCCCGGGTGCTCCGATGGATCTCGGTCACCGACACCGACGGGTCGCAGCGACCGAGCGAGGTCGACAGCTCCGACGGTGTCTCCTCGATGACGGCGTTCGCTCCGGACGGCCTCCGCGGAACCCAGAGGTTCGTCTTCACCTACACCGTGGACGGTGTCGTCGCCGTCGGCGACGGTGCGCAGGTGCAGGAGTTCACCTGGGCCGTGAACGGGCGGGAGCGTTCGCCTGCCGTGGGCGAGGTGCGCGCGACGTTGCGCGTGCCGGAAGAACTCGTCCCTTCGATCGAGGGTGAGCCTCGGTGCCTCATCGCGCCGGAGGGATCGTCGCGGACCTGCGACCTGACGGTCGAACCGGGCCAGCTCGGCGCGGTGCTGATCGACGTGTCGGCAGAAGACCTCGCGGCGGACGAGGCTCTGACGCTTGTCGTGGGATTCGCTCCCGGTACCTTCGCGGCCGTCGAGGAGGACTCGGGTGGATGGGTCGGGTGGGTGCTCGCCCTGACGGGGGCCGCGGCGCTCAGCGTGGGGGCCTGGCTCGTCGTGGTGCGAAGAAGACGTCGAGAACCTCCCGCTCAGGACGACCGCTCAGGACGGAAGAGTCCGGCCCGATCGGCGAGGAGCAGCGCCACGCCCGAGACCACGAGGATGGCCGAGTAA
- a CDS encoding MFS transporter — protein MTATPPAVYPRRSVLRFLPVGVALLCVQLDFFSLGLALPSIAAAFGASVTDLQWVLSAYMLSLGAFSVPAGRVGDVIGRRAAVIAGLSLFAGASVLCALSGDVVTIVAGRLVQGVGAALILPNAFALITNDTDDAERPRALGWMIGVSGLGTALGPIVGGLLASTVGWPWVFWLNVPLATIAAVGTMRVRDSRNPEAGTSLRTIDWAGVITVVLGLGLVSVGIDNVPDLGWAAALSSGLIVVGLCGLVAWVLVERRARNPLIHASLLRNRAYLALLSVGTIGNMGTNVLIVTATFTLQSIRGFDPQVAGLYFLAGSTGVAIAGPIAGRLCQRWSAIRVLGATTALTAVGLSAMLVDTLPLYCVAMFAAGLAGGMTFSAAQIGVQTVVPPRMSGEATSFLLMPVVALGGLGVVIVSGVIEAIGGGKPTTSGIGVVLVGYSAILVVSGVALLLADRAGLFRPERSS, from the coding sequence ATGACCGCCACGCCCCCTGCGGTGTACCCACGGCGCTCTGTGCTGCGATTCCTCCCCGTCGGCGTCGCGCTGCTCTGCGTGCAGCTGGACTTCTTCTCTCTCGGCCTGGCGCTGCCGTCGATCGCCGCGGCGTTCGGCGCCTCGGTCACCGACCTGCAATGGGTGCTGTCGGCGTACATGCTCTCGCTCGGGGCGTTCTCCGTACCGGCGGGGCGGGTCGGCGACGTGATCGGCCGACGGGCTGCCGTCATCGCCGGTCTGTCCCTCTTCGCCGGCGCATCCGTCCTCTGCGCGCTCAGCGGGGATGTCGTCACGATCGTCGCCGGTCGGTTGGTGCAGGGCGTCGGAGCGGCGCTCATCCTCCCGAACGCGTTCGCACTGATCACCAACGACACCGACGACGCCGAACGACCCCGCGCGCTCGGGTGGATGATCGGGGTGTCCGGGCTCGGTACGGCCCTCGGTCCCATCGTCGGAGGACTGCTCGCGTCCACGGTCGGGTGGCCGTGGGTCTTCTGGCTGAACGTCCCGCTGGCGACGATCGCCGCCGTCGGCACGATGCGGGTCCGGGACTCGCGCAATCCCGAGGCCGGTACATCGCTGCGCACGATCGACTGGGCCGGAGTCATCACGGTCGTCCTCGGCCTCGGTCTGGTCAGCGTCGGGATCGACAACGTTCCGGACCTCGGTTGGGCGGCAGCGTTGTCATCCGGCCTGATCGTCGTGGGCCTGTGCGGACTCGTCGCGTGGGTTCTCGTCGAGCGACGAGCCCGAAATCCGCTGATCCACGCCTCCCTGCTCCGCAACCGCGCCTACCTCGCCCTTCTCAGCGTCGGCACCATCGGGAACATGGGAACGAACGTGCTCATCGTCACGGCGACGTTCACGCTGCAGTCGATTCGCGGGTTCGATCCGCAGGTCGCGGGGCTGTACTTCCTCGCGGGATCGACGGGGGTGGCCATCGCCGGCCCGATCGCCGGCCGGCTCTGCCAGCGGTGGTCGGCGATCCGGGTCCTCGGCGCCACCACGGCCCTCACCGCGGTCGGCTTGTCGGCCATGCTCGTCGACACGCTCCCGCTGTACTGCGTCGCCATGTTCGCCGCCGGCCTCGCCGGCGGAATGACCTTCTCCGCCGCGCAGATCGGCGTGCAGACGGTCGTCCCTCCGCGCATGTCGGGAGAGGCGACGAGTTTCCTGCTCATGCCGGTGGTCGCGCTCGGCGGATTGGGCGTGGTCATCGTGTCGGGGGTGATCGAGGCGATCGGCGGGGGTAAGCCGACGACCTCGGGGATCGGCGTCGTGCTCGTGGGTTACTCGGCCATCCTCGTGGTCTCGGGCGTGGCGCTGCTCCTCGCCGATCGGGCCGGACTCTTCCGTCCTGAGCGGTCGTCCTGA
- a CDS encoding serine hydrolase domain-containing protein, with protein MDAATDFHERLEQHLGAVTARRRALGPPQVAVRAPRLGIDHQYGGAKPFHAASVGKLFTATLVMQEVARGAFGLDTPVSQLLPRDEIQGLFRSDDAKDVAGGATVRHLLQHTAGVADYFGGRVLHGRPFLALVIGDRDRFWTPRDLLDFSREHQRPVGVPGQRFHYSDTGYVLLGRALEESAGSAFHELLHRRIFDEVGMPDSFLMYRSRSARDRGPTGATARPGAAAAPTREIAPIRIGEHDLTTARSVSCDWAGGGVVGTTEDLLRFSAALHDGRLVSAEHLSFLGAPRSRFRPGIRYGSGMMQIRFEGFSPFLRGYPRPTGHIGVLATHVFHDATHDAHIVMNFGSTREMVRSFRTLIDIERLLLRSSRLSRTGPRT; from the coding sequence ATGGACGCCGCAACGGATTTCCACGAGCGCTTGGAACAGCATCTTGGGGCGGTGACAGCTCGGCGGCGCGCGCTCGGCCCACCCCAGGTCGCTGTGCGGGCACCTCGGCTCGGGATCGACCACCAGTACGGCGGTGCCAAACCGTTTCACGCGGCCAGCGTCGGCAAACTCTTCACCGCCACGCTGGTGATGCAGGAAGTGGCGCGCGGTGCGTTCGGCCTGGACACCCCGGTGAGCCAGCTCCTCCCACGCGACGAGATCCAGGGCCTCTTCCGGTCGGACGATGCGAAGGACGTCGCGGGCGGCGCGACCGTGCGTCATCTCCTCCAGCACACCGCGGGCGTCGCGGACTACTTCGGGGGCAGAGTCCTGCACGGGCGACCGTTCCTCGCCCTGGTCATCGGCGACCGCGACCGGTTCTGGACGCCTCGCGACCTCCTGGACTTCAGCCGGGAACACCAGCGCCCGGTCGGGGTTCCCGGCCAGAGATTCCACTACTCCGACACCGGTTACGTGCTTCTGGGGCGTGCTCTCGAGGAATCCGCCGGCAGCGCGTTCCACGAGCTTCTGCATCGCCGCATCTTCGACGAAGTCGGAATGCCCGACAGTTTCCTCATGTACCGCTCGCGCAGCGCACGGGACCGCGGACCGACGGGAGCGACTGCACGGCCAGGAGCGGCTGCCGCGCCCACACGCGAGATCGCACCGATCCGCATCGGAGAGCATGATCTGACCACCGCCCGAAGCGTGAGCTGCGACTGGGCCGGCGGGGGCGTGGTGGGTACGACGGAGGATCTTCTCCGCTTCAGCGCCGCTCTCCACGATGGCAGGCTCGTCAGCGCGGAGCACCTGTCGTTCCTCGGAGCGCCGCGCAGTCGGTTCAGGCCGGGCATCCGGTATGGCTCAGGGATGATGCAGATCCGATTCGAGGGGTTCAGTCCCTTCCTGCGCGGCTACCCTCGGCCCACGGGCCACATCGGCGTGCTCGCAACGCACGTGTTCCACGACGCGACCCACGATGCCCACATCGTGATGAACTTCGGGTCGACGCGAGAGATGGTCCGAAGTTTTCGGACCCTGATCGATATCGAGCGTCTCCTCCTCCGGAGCTCGCGGCTGAGCCGGACCGGCCCCCGCACGTGA
- a CDS encoding helix-turn-helix transcriptional regulator, whose protein sequence is MKFVVLGILLMSGPQTLYSLNKEFERGPSQFYRASLGSLQTALKGLLDAGCVTVLAATERGRAKKYYTATDLGEQTLHSWIRSDQVGTDLEVAALSRLFLLGLVDDAAERRAILGRIAEQIDEELGRLEAFADDLDQQISMLPAAQQAAVRYRRATLDYGLMAHRVGLAWFRERAAEEA, encoded by the coding sequence GTGAAGTTCGTGGTCCTGGGGATCCTCCTGATGTCCGGCCCGCAGACCCTCTATTCGTTGAACAAGGAGTTCGAGCGCGGGCCGTCGCAGTTCTACCGGGCGAGCTTGGGCAGCCTGCAGACTGCGCTGAAGGGGCTGCTCGACGCCGGTTGCGTCACCGTGCTCGCCGCAACAGAACGGGGGCGCGCCAAGAAGTACTACACGGCGACGGATCTTGGAGAGCAGACTCTCCACTCGTGGATCCGGTCCGATCAGGTCGGCACCGATCTCGAGGTGGCCGCCCTGTCTCGCCTCTTCTTGCTCGGTCTGGTCGATGACGCCGCCGAAAGGCGGGCCATCCTCGGCCGCATCGCCGAACAGATCGACGAGGAGTTGGGGCGGCTCGAAGCGTTCGCCGACGACCTCGATCAGCAGATCAGCATGCTCCCCGCGGCGCAGCAGGCAGCCGTCCGATACCGCCGCGCGACCCTCGACTACGGGCTGATGGCGCATCGGGTGGGCCTCGCCTGGTTCCGGGAGAGGGCCGCCGAAGAGGCGTGA
- a CDS encoding LysE family translocator translates to MEIGSLFAFATLAVALILVPGPDWAYILATGARERFVIPPVAGIVLGYVVITAVVTAGLGPIVAAAPLALDLLTVGGGAYIVFLGVRTLRSTATGIEVEGIPVAGPGSVVIRGMGVSALNPKALLLFVAILPQFTRAEAAWPLAAQLMSLGAVYIAMCTVVYLALGFSARRISQARPGAGRLTTRLAGAAMIVMGVALLAERVVHAVS, encoded by the coding sequence ATGGAGATCGGCTCTCTCTTCGCCTTCGCCACCCTCGCGGTGGCCCTCATCCTCGTTCCCGGACCCGACTGGGCCTACATCCTCGCCACCGGCGCGCGCGAGCGGTTTGTCATACCTCCCGTGGCCGGGATCGTGCTCGGATACGTCGTGATCACCGCCGTCGTGACTGCCGGCCTCGGGCCGATCGTTGCCGCCGCTCCCCTGGCTCTCGACCTGCTCACCGTGGGCGGCGGTGCCTACATCGTCTTTCTCGGCGTCCGGACTCTGCGAAGCACCGCCACCGGCATCGAGGTCGAGGGCATCCCGGTCGCCGGACCCGGGAGTGTGGTCATCCGCGGGATGGGGGTGAGCGCCCTCAACCCGAAAGCGCTGCTGCTCTTCGTCGCGATCCTGCCGCAGTTCACCCGCGCCGAGGCAGCTTGGCCGCTCGCGGCGCAGCTGATGTCCCTCGGCGCGGTGTACATCGCGATGTGCACAGTGGTCTACCTGGCGCTCGGATTCTCCGCGCGCCGGATCTCGCAGGCCCGGCCGGGCGCAGGACGCCTCACCACCCGCCTGGCCGGGGCGGCCATGATCGTCATGGGTGTCGCTCTCCTCGCGGAGAGGGTCGTCCACGCCGTGAGCTGA
- a CDS encoding Lrp/AsnC family transcriptional regulator: MDALDREILSQLQGDGRVSVTALADRVGLSLSACHRRIRELEASGVIDRYRAVIAPEKVGLDFEAIVFATLGRTDLETIAEFERAVAAVPNVIEAERLFGEPDYVLRVVCRNLSAYQALYDEVLGGLPGVQRVASTLVMKRIVSGRHLPL, translated from the coding sequence ATGGACGCGCTTGATCGGGAGATCCTCTCGCAGCTGCAGGGTGACGGGCGCGTGAGCGTCACGGCGCTCGCCGATCGGGTGGGCCTCAGCCTCTCGGCCTGCCACCGCCGCATCCGGGAGCTCGAGGCATCCGGGGTCATCGATCGCTATCGCGCAGTGATCGCGCCGGAAAAGGTCGGGCTCGATTTCGAGGCGATCGTCTTCGCCACCCTCGGTCGCACCGACCTAGAGACGATCGCCGAGTTCGAGCGGGCGGTGGCAGCCGTCCCGAACGTCATCGAAGCTGAGCGGCTGTTCGGCGAACCTGATTACGTCCTCCGGGTCGTCTGCCGGAACCTGTCGGCGTATCAGGCGCTCTACGACGAGGTCCTCGGCGGCCTCCCGGGCGTTCAGCGGGTGGCGTCCACCCTTGTCATGAAGCGGATCGTGTCGGGACGGCACCTGCCGCTCTGA